The genomic stretch CGAACGCTGCCGCGGCACAGAAGACCGGCGCACCTGCGGGTCAGGCTAAGTCGGCGAACCCCGGTGCCTCCGAGACCTCGAAGTCCCGCACATCGATCACCCCGCGTGCAGCTGGCAAACCCGGTGCGAGTGCAAGTCAAGGACAGACCACTCCTCAGCCCGGCGCACAGAAGCCCGCTGCGGCAGGTGCCCAGCAACAGCCGAAGCAGGCACCCAAACCTGCCGCTTCAGGTACCGACGCATCCGCACCGCAGACCGAGAACACCCCGGCAACTGCAATTCCGGTGATCAAGCCCTCCGAGCAGAAGGCCGATCAGCCCGAGGAACAGGAGCAGGCTCAGGAAACCGGCAAGAAGAAGGGCTTCTTCTCGCGGTTCTTCGGTCTGTAGATAACGCGGTATCAGCAGGTGTACAGGGTCTTTACCCCGTACCTGCGGCATATTATCCTGACCTAGGAATTTCATCATTCCGGTGGGGTGCAACGCTGTATTATGTTGCGCCCCATCGGCGTTTAATAGGCGACTCACCTCCGCCAGTCGGCGCCTCATACTCGTGCAAGAGTACGGTGAAGAGTAGAGTTGTTAGAAGTTCACATCTCATCTTTCGTTCACAGATAGGGAGGATCCCCCACACCATGGCGCAGCACGCTCACAGCGCTACAGCATCCACATCCGCACCAGGCACGGCGGCACACGCTGCACAGACCCGCAACGGTTTTATCTGCCTTTTCACCACCTACGCGATCTGGGGTATGCTGCCGCTGTATTTCTATCTCATGGCGTCTTCGTCTGCGCTGGAGATTGTGCTCTCGCGTGTGATTTTTTCACTGGCATTCTGTGCGGTTCTGCTCCCTATTTTCCGGTTGACCAAGCCGTTTAACCAGGCGGTGCGTACCCCGCGCACTATGGGTATTTTGACGGTGGCGTCTTTGCTGATCGGCGCGAACTGGATGATCTATGTGTACTCCACCACGCACGGGCATACGATCGACATGTCGCTGGGGTACTTTATTAACCCGCTGGTCTCCGTAGTGTTGGGGGTTGTGTTCCTGCACGAGCGGCTGCGAAAAGTTCAGTGGCTCGCCATCGGGATTTCGACCGTGGCGGTGCTGATTATGAGCGTGGTGTACGGGCAGATTCCGTGGCTGGGCTTAGGTGTTGCCTTCACCTTCGGAACATACGGACTGCTCAAGGCGCGGGTGGGGTCGAGTGTGCATCCGGTAGTGTCGCTATCGCTTGAGACTTTTATTTTGCTTCCGGTGGCGCTCGTGGTGCTGTGGTGGATGAATACGCAGGGACAGCTCACATTGTTTTCGCAAGGCCCCGGGCATTTCTGGCTGCTCGCTTCCACCGGCATTGTCACGGTGACTCCGCTGGTTCTTTTCTCGGCGGCGGCGCGGGCGCTGCCTCTGTCGGTGATCGGCATGGTGCAGTATATGGGACCGACCATTCAGTTCTTCCTGGCGCTCTTCGTGCTGCACGATAGGATTACCCCGGACAAGTGGATTGGCTTATCTCTGATTTGGGTGGCTATCGTAATTTTCACGGTGGATGCGATGCGCGCCTCACGCACCTCGCGCCCGTCGAAGCTCACGGCGGTCGAGACCGGCATGATCCCTATTGTGCAGATTTCTCAGTCCTCTGAGGGTGGCGAAGACCGCGAGCAGAACTATCTTCTGGATGCGGTGCAGCTCTCGCCCGAAGACACCGAGGATTCTGCGGCGAGCGCCCGCGACAAATCCTGAGCCCTTGCCGCAGATGCATAAAAGTGTTGGCACGAGAACCGGTTGAAGTTCTCATGCCAACACCTTTTTTATTCGCGCCGAGTGCGCGAGTATTCTATGTTTCTACGTGCCGGGCACAGTCCGCAAACCTGCCTGCGCGTGACGGTATTATTCGGTGGCTGCCTGCTCGACAGTATCATCCTCAGGTTCTTCGGGGTGCCTGCTCAGGTTTACGAGGGCAAACACTAGGCCTCCCCAGATAATGAGGATTGCCACGATCATCATAGCGATAGCTGCACCGCTCATTATGCCTCCTCACCCTGTGCTTTTGCGTGTGCTTTCAGTGCGGCATCGTCCACATGCGTGTGGGCGAGTTTACCACCGATAACGGGCGGTGCCGGGGGTTCCTCGGCGGCGCGTGACTTATGCGACCATGGCAGGAATGAAATCACGATGGAACCAACGATCAGGAGTACGACCATGCCCCAGCCGAAGATGCCGAGCAGATCTGCTGGGTAACCTTCGTAGGGTTTATTAATGGTTTTCACGAGCGTGGAGATCAGGCTGTACCCCAGGATCAGCGGGGTAACGCCCGCCAAGAGAATCATCCAGAGCCAGCCCACTTTCAAGGAGGAAACGGAGTTCAGGTGATCCCGCAGGGTCGGCAGTGCCCGCAAGCAGTAGACAACCACAACAATGGAGGTGAGGCCAGCAGCAAGAATGCCGAAATTATTCACGAAGTTGTCGAGAATATCCAGCACGTACAGGCCGGATGCGGTGGGCATCAGCAGTGTCGAGATAATCGCCAGCGGGATAATCACGATCATAGTCGAGGTCAGGCGTGAGGTGCCTGCTTTATCCTGCACACCGGCGATAATGACCTCAAGAACCGAGATGAGCGAAGTGAATCCTGCGAAGAGGAGCGAACCGAAGAACAGGAATCCGATGAGCGCACCAGCCGGCGCCTGCGAAATAATGGTGGGGAAAGCGATGAACGCCAGGCCGGTACCTTTTTCGACGACTTCGCCTACGGCGATGCCCTGTGCCTGCGCCATGAAGCCCAGCGCCGCGAACACACCAATACCCGCCAGCAGCTCAAATCCGGAGTTGGCGAAGCCCACGACGGCACCCGAGCCGGTCAGGTCGGTCTTGGGCTTCAGGTAGGATGCGTAAGTCACCATAATGCCGAAACCGAGGGAGAGCGAGAAGAAGATCTGGCCGTAGGCGGCGACCCACACCTCGCCATTAGTTAGCGCACCCCAGTTGGGAGTAAACAGGGTGTTCAAGCCGTTCATCGCGCCGGGCAGGGTGAGCGAGTACGCAACCAGACCTACGAACATAAAGATAAGCAAGGGCATAAACACCACATTGGCGGCACCCACGCCTTTTTGTACGCCCAACGCCATGATGACGATCAGGGAAATCCATACCAGCACGAGCGGAATAAGAATGCCGGGGTTAAAGTCAAAGGAAAGCTTTGGATCCCCCACTTTCAGGAAGTCCTTCATGAAGAAGGATTTCGCGTCGTTGCCCCATTCCTGGTTGAACGAGAAAATCATGTACCGCACCGCCCAAGCGATAATCGCGGCATAGTAGATGGCGATAACCGCGCTAATACCCATGTGCCACCAACCGATGAACTCGGTTTTGCGGTTGAGGCGGCGGAATGCCAACGGGGACGATGCGCGCCCGCGGTGGCCAATCGCGTAGTCGAAGAAGAGGAAGGTGAGGCCTGCGGTCAGCAACGCCACGATGTACGGGATCATGAAGGCGCCGCCGCCGTTCTCGTAAGCAACAGCGGGGAAACGCCAAATATTTCCCAGACCAACAGCTGATCCGATGGCGGCAAAAAGGAAGACCCTGCGGCTGGAGAAGCCTTCACGCTTCGCCGGGGTCTTGGCGGGTTTTGTACCCATGATAGTGGTTACCTCGGTCTAGATGTTCATGTATGCACGTCACGCGACGATGCCTTAAGGGTAGACGGGGCATGTCGCCGTGAACGGAGGCGCGTTAGGGTTTTGGCGCGGCTCTCCGGGTGCTCTGTGCGCTCAATGGTGTGTGGGCACAGACGTTCTTTAGGTTTACCTGATGTAGGCTATTTGGTCAATGATAGCCCATCATGTGGGATTCTGTGGGATTTATGAGGGGAATGTAACAGATAAACACAAGCATTCTTAAATTAACGCTTCTCGATATTCAGCCCTCACGACCTCTCGTGCCGAGTGGCAGGTGCATCCTGGAAGAGACCGGATTTATCGGTGCTTTTACCGCTCTCTCCCTTTGAAGCCCTCAAGATTCCCACCAGAATTACCGTGAATCCGCACAGCGGAGCAGCCCCGAGGGCGAGCTCGGTACGGCTCACCACGTCCAGCGGCACGTGCAGCATAAGCAGGGCCAACGCAGCCGCACAAACCCAACCGCTCACATATAAACGGTGCATATTCAAGGCAATAGCCAGATTTCCAGCGAGCACGAGCACGGCGATAATCGCGGACTCAAAGGTCAAAACGGCAAGCATCATTCCGGGTGCAAGACCGGCATATTTAGAGTAGAAAATGTCAAAGAGAAAAGGACCGATAAGATAGGCAAGCAGTGCGCCGAAACCGCCGATTCCCAGAACCCACAGACACGGGCGGGCTAAAGCGCGCAGTGGGTAATCTTGGTGCTTCAAGAAAGCCGATATAGCAACCCCTTGAAAGGCCTGAAGCGGCATCATAATCGGCGAACGTGTAACGCCAATAGCAGCAACCAAGGCATTGAACTGTGCGCTTTGATCCTGCGTTGTGAACTGTAAGAAAAAGGGGAACGCCGTCATAAGAATCGATGCACCGGCGGATGAAAGCATGAGCATCACAATATTTCGTGCATACCGCCGCGAACTAACATCAATGCTCGCGTACCAGACGCGCCGCCCGGTACGTGAAAATACGACGCACGGAAGCCAGATCAGCGAAGCAACAACCACGGCGGTCTCAAATCCGAGCAGGTGCCACGACAACGCTACCGCCGCCAGTGTTGCCGCCAAGCGTATCAGTGCCTCACCGCTGCCTAAAGCGGCGTAAAAATACCAGGAATCCCGCCCTGCGGATGCGCCGCTGACCGCAGCGTAGACGGCGTACATCACGACGCCGAACGCTATCAGTACAACACTCATCTGCGGGTAGATGGGGAAAGCAGAGGACCACAGTGGTGAGGTCATGACGACGATCGCGGCAATACCCAGGCCTAACAGGGCTGCCACGGCGGAATATGAAAGTCTATTGGTGTGTGTTCGTGATTCCGGCTTCTGCAGAAGGGCCGCCCCGACTGCCCGCGTTGTCTCCTGCTGAATAGCGCCGGTTATACCGTAAATTCCGAACACGAGAGGCCAGAATGCGGACTGAAACTGCCTAAATTCACTGTGCGATAAAAAATATGCAGCAATAACCGATATAGCAAACGTTGCCGCAGCCGCTATAACCGAGCTGAAGAATATTGCGGCAGATTGATATGCGGTAACGGTTTTGTGGGCCATAGTTTCCCTTAAAGAGCTCTATCGAGTTCAGCTCCACCTGGGCGTTCTTCACACACTATGCTGCATCAATATGCGCAT from Rothia dentocariosa ATCC 17931 encodes the following:
- the rarD gene encoding EamA family transporter RarD: MAQHAHSATASTSAPGTAAHAAQTRNGFICLFTTYAIWGMLPLYFYLMASSSALEIVLSRVIFSLAFCAVLLPIFRLTKPFNQAVRTPRTMGILTVASLLIGANWMIYVYSTTHGHTIDMSLGYFINPLVSVVLGVVFLHERLRKVQWLAIGISTVAVLIMSVVYGQIPWLGLGVAFTFGTYGLLKARVGSSVHPVVSLSLETFILLPVALVVLWWMNTQGQLTLFSQGPGHFWLLASTGIVTVTPLVLFSAAARALPLSVIGMVQYMGPTIQFFLALFVLHDRITPDKWIGLSLIWVAIVIFTVDAMRASRTSRPSKLTAVETGMIPIVQISQSSEGGEDREQNYLLDAVQLSPEDTEDSAASARDKS
- a CDS encoding methionine/alanine import family NSS transporter small subunit, with protein sequence MSGAAIAMMIVAILIIWGGLVFALVNLSRHPEEPEDDTVEQAATE
- a CDS encoding sodium-dependent transporter; its protein translation is MGTKPAKTPAKREGFSSRRVFLFAAIGSAVGLGNIWRFPAVAYENGGGAFMIPYIVALLTAGLTFLFFDYAIGHRGRASSPLAFRRLNRKTEFIGWWHMGISAVIAIYYAAIIAWAVRYMIFSFNQEWGNDAKSFFMKDFLKVGDPKLSFDFNPGILIPLVLVWISLIVIMALGVQKGVGAANVVFMPLLIFMFVGLVAYSLTLPGAMNGLNTLFTPNWGALTNGEVWVAAYGQIFFSLSLGFGIMVTYASYLKPKTDLTGSGAVVGFANSGFELLAGIGVFAALGFMAQAQGIAVGEVVEKGTGLAFIAFPTIISQAPAGALIGFLFFGSLLFAGFTSLISVLEVIIAGVQDKAGTSRLTSTMIVIIPLAIISTLLMPTASGLYVLDILDNFVNNFGILAAGLTSIVVVVYCLRALPTLRDHLNSVSSLKVGWLWMILLAGVTPLILGYSLISTLVKTINKPYEGYPADLLGIFGWGMVVLLIVGSIVISFLPWSHKSRAAEEPPAPPVIGGKLAHTHVDDAALKAHAKAQGEEA